The following proteins are encoded in a genomic region of Opitutus sp.:
- a CDS encoding DUF59 domain-containing protein produces MSSKERTLSRDVVVTQIPSGDKHTLFAGAQVFIHQVLGGTYTVQGDSGLYRIDGKDADVIGEQIVTDTVEAATLADGAPDPEAVWDQLKKVYDPEIPVNIVDLGLVYSMDVSVNTAPEAGYKVDVAMTLTAPGCGMGPAIAEDAKTKILLVPGVAAADVRITWEPAWNQSMISEEGKMKLGLI; encoded by the coding sequence ATGTCCTCCAAAGAACGCACCCTATCCCGCGACGTCGTTGTCACCCAAATCCCGTCTGGCGATAAGCACACCCTGTTTGCCGGTGCGCAGGTGTTCATTCACCAAGTCCTGGGCGGCACTTACACGGTGCAGGGCGACAGCGGGCTGTACCGTATCGACGGCAAAGATGCCGATGTGATCGGTGAGCAAATCGTGACCGACACGGTGGAAGCGGCGACCTTGGCCGACGGCGCGCCTGATCCCGAGGCGGTCTGGGACCAGCTCAAAAAAGTCTACGACCCTGAAATCCCGGTAAACATCGTCGATCTTGGGCTGGTTTATTCGATGGATGTTTCGGTCAACACGGCGCCAGAGGCCGGCTACAAGGTGGATGTCGCCATGACGTTGACCGCGCCTGGCTGCGGAATGGGTCCGGCCATCGCCGAGGACGCCAAAACCAAAATCCTGCTGGTACCCGGTGTGGCCGCCGCCGACGTGCGCATCACCTGGGAGCCGGCTTGGAACCAGTCGATGATCAGCGAAGAGGGTAAAATGAAGCTCGGGCTGATCTGA
- a CDS encoding histidine--tRNA ligase: MAQFQSLPGFREFYPDALARRNHIFRLWRQTASTYGFQEYDAPVLEPLELYKTKSGDEIEGQLFSFTDKGGREVALRPEMTPTVCRLVGEKANSLKRPIKWFSIAEFYRYERMQKGRGRCFFQLNADILGEPGVEAETELIALLIQCFGSFGLTAEDFYVRLSDRNLWFYYLEALGLDEPRTRAILGAVDRFEKLGDDAFKDYTAAFGEIAPELKAQVLAFLQIKTLAALESAVASIPGDKLGSRLADWRKLLGNLSAMGLGKFVEVDLGVVRGLAYYTGFVFEAFDRKGELRALAGGGRYDTLIGKLGYNDMPAVGFGMGDMTFALLLEQRGLTPVVSQSTDVYVVIGGEAERAAAFADIQSLRADGFRVDYPLKEVAFGKQFKAAGESGAKLALIYGGEELAKGVVKVRDLAARTEMEVPRDQVSAVVRDFLSGGAE; the protein is encoded by the coding sequence ATGGCCCAGTTCCAATCATTGCCCGGTTTCCGTGAGTTCTATCCTGATGCGCTGGCGCGTCGGAATCACATTTTTCGCCTCTGGCGACAGACCGCGTCGACCTACGGTTTTCAAGAATACGACGCGCCGGTGCTCGAACCGCTCGAGCTGTACAAAACCAAGTCGGGCGACGAGATCGAGGGCCAGTTGTTTAGCTTCACCGACAAGGGCGGACGCGAGGTCGCTTTGCGCCCGGAAATGACTCCTACCGTGTGCCGCTTGGTGGGTGAAAAAGCCAACTCGCTCAAGCGTCCCATCAAGTGGTTCAGCATCGCGGAATTCTATCGCTACGAGCGCATGCAAAAGGGCCGAGGCCGCTGCTTTTTCCAGCTCAACGCCGACATTCTCGGGGAGCCGGGCGTCGAGGCCGAGACCGAGTTAATCGCCCTGCTCATCCAGTGCTTCGGTTCCTTCGGGTTAACCGCTGAGGATTTCTATGTGCGCCTGAGCGATCGTAATCTCTGGTTTTATTACCTTGAGGCGCTCGGCCTCGATGAGCCGCGCACCCGTGCGATCCTCGGTGCGGTGGATCGGTTTGAAAAACTCGGCGACGACGCGTTCAAGGATTACACCGCCGCGTTTGGCGAAATCGCCCCGGAACTCAAAGCCCAGGTGCTGGCGTTTCTGCAGATCAAAACACTGGCGGCGCTTGAATCCGCCGTTGCCTCAATTCCCGGGGACAAGCTCGGTTCGCGTTTGGCCGATTGGCGAAAGCTTTTGGGCAACCTTTCTGCGATGGGCCTTGGTAAATTTGTCGAGGTGGACCTCGGCGTGGTCCGGGGGCTGGCTTATTACACGGGCTTCGTGTTTGAGGCGTTTGACCGCAAGGGTGAACTGCGGGCTCTGGCCGGCGGCGGCCGTTACGACACGTTGATTGGTAAGCTCGGCTATAACGACATGCCGGCGGTCGGTTTTGGCATGGGTGACATGACCTTCGCTCTGCTACTTGAGCAACGCGGGCTTACTCCCGTTGTTTCGCAGTCAACCGACGTGTATGTGGTGATTGGTGGCGAAGCGGAGCGGGCTGCGGCGTTTGCCGACATCCAGTCGCTGCGGGCCGATGGTTTCCGCGTTGATTATCCGCTTAAAGAGGTCGCCTTCGGTAAGCAGTTTAAGGCTGCCGGCGAGTCGGGCGCCAAGTTGGCGTTGATCTACGGTGGCGAGGAGTTGGCCAAGGGCGTGGTCAAAGTTCGTGATCTCGCCGCACGCACCGAAATGGAAGTGCCTCGCGATCAGGTTTCCGCCGTGGTCCGCGACTTTTTATCCGGCGGCGCAGAGTAA
- a CDS encoding DUF2088 domain-containing protein, with translation MRIIVMGVSGCGKSSIAADLAKSLGGTFLDADDFHPAANKAKMAAGIPLNDEDRAPWLEQLRHELASRPSVVLACSALKRRYRDVLRKAGNIRFVYLDGSFELIERRMQARANHFMKPGMLRSQFDALEIPAADETDVIAVSIETPMATVVEQARHLLQMNTFTLTDGAPDRTLSQPELEAHLATMLAHILARHPKRILLLPPDHTRLYSMAGPISAWLYPRLIAAGVEVVVMPTLGTHAPMSREQCESMFGDAIPFEKILPHRWREDLVTLGELPVEFMREISGGRFDQPLPVQVNKILVEGNFDLVISPGQVVPHEVIGLANYTKNICVGLGGRDTIHRSHFLGAVCNMESIMGRVDTPVRRALDEAFNRFIAHRLPFLFILTVMQDTADGVVHRGLFASYDRSGYEAAAALSVKVNFTQVDRPIDRCVVWLDPREFHTTWLGNKSVYRTRMAMADGGTLYVLAPALSGFGEDPTIDALIRRHGYKGTPATLAAMKHDPELASNLSAAAHLIHGSSEGRFRIVYCPGPGVTRDEIENVGFEYMPYEEALKRWNPAGQPTGWHTDSVDGATYYSISNPALGLWAHPERLKG, from the coding sequence ATGAGAATCATCGTCATGGGGGTTTCTGGCTGCGGAAAAAGCAGCATCGCCGCAGATCTAGCCAAGTCGCTTGGTGGCACTTTTTTGGACGCCGATGATTTCCATCCAGCGGCCAACAAAGCAAAAATGGCCGCCGGCATTCCCCTCAATGACGAGGACCGCGCGCCTTGGCTGGAGCAATTGCGCCATGAATTGGCGAGCCGCCCCAGCGTGGTGCTGGCCTGCTCCGCCCTCAAACGCCGCTACCGCGATGTCCTGCGCAAGGCGGGCAACATCCGCTTTGTCTACCTCGACGGTTCATTCGAGCTGATCGAGCGCCGCATGCAGGCACGCGCAAATCACTTCATGAAGCCGGGTATGCTGCGCAGCCAGTTCGACGCACTCGAAATCCCTGCCGCTGATGAAACCGACGTAATCGCTGTTTCCATCGAAACGCCGATGGCGACGGTCGTCGAACAGGCGCGTCACCTTCTCCAAATGAACACCTTCACCCTCACCGACGGTGCCCCCGACCGCACCCTTTCACAACCCGAGCTCGAAGCGCACTTGGCGACGATGCTCGCGCACATTCTGGCGCGCCACCCCAAGCGCATCCTCCTGCTGCCACCCGACCACACCCGCCTGTATTCGATGGCTGGCCCCATCTCCGCATGGCTTTATCCCCGCCTGATCGCTGCGGGCGTCGAAGTCGTGGTCATGCCCACGCTCGGCACCCACGCGCCGATGTCGCGCGAGCAATGCGAAAGCATGTTCGGCGACGCCATCCCGTTTGAGAAAATCCTCCCCCACCGCTGGCGCGAAGACCTGGTCACACTCGGCGAATTGCCGGTCGAGTTCATGCGTGAAATTTCAGGCGGGCGCTTTGACCAACCCCTGCCCGTTCAGGTTAACAAGATCCTCGTTGAGGGTAACTTCGACCTCGTGATCTCGCCCGGCCAAGTGGTGCCGCACGAAGTGATCGGCCTGGCCAACTACACCAAAAACATCTGCGTCGGCCTGGGCGGCCGCGACACCATTCACCGGTCCCATTTCCTTGGCGCCGTGTGCAACATGGAATCCATCATGGGCCGGGTCGACACCCCCGTCCGCCGCGCCCTGGACGAGGCCTTTAACCGCTTCATCGCCCACCGATTGCCTTTCCTGTTTATCCTCACCGTCATGCAGGACACCGCCGACGGGGTCGTGCACCGCGGCCTCTTCGCAAGCTACGATCGCAGCGGCTACGAGGCGGCCGCAGCGCTCTCCGTCAAGGTGAATTTCACCCAGGTGGACCGCCCCATTGACCGCTGCGTGGTGTGGCTCGACCCGCGCGAGTTTCACACCACTTGGCTGGGCAACAAATCCGTCTACCGCACCCGCATGGCCATGGCCGATGGCGGCACCTTGTATGTCTTGGCGCCCGCCTTGTCCGGCTTTGGCGAGGATCCGACCATCGACGCCCTGATTCGGCGTCATGGCTATAAAGGCACCCCGGCGACGCTTGCCGCGATGAAGCACGACCCTGAACTGGCATCAAATTTGTCAGCTGCAGCGCATCTGATCCACGGCAGCAGCGAAGGCCGCTTCCGCATCGTTTATTGCCCCGGCCCTGGAGTGACCCGCGACGAAATCGAAAACGTAGGCTTTGAGTACATGCCGTACGAAGAAGCACTTAAACGCTGGAACCCCGCAGGACAACCCACTGGTTGGCACACCGATTCGGTGGACGGAGCCACCTACTATTCCATCTCCAACCCGGCGCTGGGGTTATGGGCGCACCCCGAGCGACTCAAAGGCTAA
- the gmd gene encoding GDP-mannose 4,6-dehydratase, protein MKKALITGITGQDGSYLAELLLAKGYEVHGVIRRSSTFNTSRIDHLYSDPHLNGVRLFLHYGDLADSVQMVKLLYQLQPDEVYNLGAQSHVRVSFDVPEYTGDVVGLGAQRILEAIREAGLVKKVRYYQASSSEMYGKVQEVPQTEKTPFWPRSPYGCAKMYAYWLTVNYRESYNLHASNGILFNHESPRRGETFVTRKITRAVGRIKLGLQDSIYLGNLDAQRDWGYAKEYVEMMWMMLQQDQPDDYVVGTNETHSVKEFCQVAFARAGLDWEKYVKYDARYERPAEVELLIGDPAKAKKQLGWEPKVRFKELVELMVDHDIELAKRESQISKLPPL, encoded by the coding sequence ATGAAGAAAGCACTTATCACCGGTATCACAGGACAAGATGGCTCATACCTCGCCGAGCTCTTGCTCGCTAAGGGCTACGAGGTTCATGGCGTCATTCGTCGCTCGTCGACGTTTAACACCAGCCGTATCGACCACCTTTACAGCGATCCGCATCTGAACGGCGTGCGCCTTTTTCTGCACTACGGCGACCTCGCTGATTCGGTCCAGATGGTGAAACTGCTTTACCAGCTCCAGCCCGATGAGGTCTACAACCTCGGAGCCCAGTCGCACGTGCGTGTCTCGTTCGATGTTCCTGAATACACCGGCGACGTGGTCGGCCTCGGCGCCCAACGCATCCTTGAGGCAATCCGCGAAGCCGGACTGGTGAAAAAAGTGCGCTACTACCAAGCCTCGTCCTCGGAGATGTATGGTAAAGTCCAAGAGGTTCCTCAGACCGAAAAAACCCCATTCTGGCCGCGTTCGCCCTATGGTTGCGCCAAGATGTACGCCTACTGGCTCACGGTTAACTACCGCGAGTCTTACAATCTCCATGCCTCGAACGGTATCCTCTTTAACCACGAATCCCCTCGCCGCGGCGAGACGTTCGTCACCCGTAAAATCACCCGCGCCGTTGGCCGCATTAAACTCGGCCTGCAAGACTCCATCTACCTTGGCAACCTCGACGCTCAGCGCGACTGGGGTTACGCCAAGGAGTATGTCGAGATGATGTGGATGATGCTCCAGCAGGACCAGCCGGACGACTACGTGGTCGGCACCAACGAAACCCACAGCGTCAAAGAATTCTGCCAAGTCGCCTTCGCCCGCGCTGGATTGGATTGGGAAAAATACGTCAAATACGACGCCCGTTATGAGCGTCCGGCTGAAGTGGAGTTGCTCATTGGCGACCCCGCCAAGGCCAAGAAACAACTCGGCTGGGAGCCGAAGGTTCGCTTCAAGGAACTCGTCGAGTTGATGGTCGACCACGACATCGAACTCGCCAAGCGGGAGTCCCAGATCTCCAAGCTGCCCCCGCTCTGA
- a CDS encoding 4-hydroxy-tetrahydrodipicolinate reductase: MPLRIALIGAKGRMGQAITAAAQESGAIIAAALDSGDDLAAGIAQADVIIDFSSHHITEEVIRLAQAAGKPLVIGTTGHAADAKKLLLAQAAQIPTVWSGNYSVGVNLLFALTRRAAAVLGSDYDCEVVEMHHRFKKDAPSGTAARLLEIILEERKLTAEALRHGREGITGERTATEVGIHALRGGDVVGDHTVMFAALGERIELTHKASDRGIFARGSIRAALWLIDRPAGVYDMQDVLGLR; encoded by the coding sequence ATGCCTCTGCGTATCGCTCTCATCGGGGCAAAGGGCCGTATGGGCCAAGCCATTACCGCCGCCGCCCAAGAATCCGGCGCTATCATCGCCGCCGCTCTGGATTCGGGTGACGATCTGGCTGCCGGCATCGCTCAGGCCGATGTCATTATCGACTTCAGCTCGCATCACATCACCGAGGAGGTGATTCGCCTCGCCCAAGCGGCCGGCAAGCCGCTGGTCATCGGCACCACGGGCCATGCCGCCGATGCGAAAAAGCTGCTGCTCGCCCAGGCCGCCCAGATCCCCACGGTTTGGTCGGGTAACTATTCGGTGGGCGTGAACCTGCTCTTCGCCCTCACCCGCCGCGCCGCCGCCGTGCTCGGCTCGGACTACGATTGTGAAGTCGTGGAAATGCACCACCGCTTCAAAAAGGACGCGCCCAGCGGCACCGCCGCGCGCCTGCTCGAAATCATTTTGGAGGAGCGCAAGCTCACCGCCGAGGCCCTGCGCCACGGCCGCGAAGGCATCACCGGTGAACGCACCGCCACGGAGGTGGGTATCCATGCGTTGCGCGGTGGTGACGTGGTCGGCGACCACACCGTGATGTTTGCCGCTCTCGGCGAACGCATCGAGCTGACGCACAAGGCATCCGACCGCGGAATTTTCGCCCGTGGCTCGATCCGCGCCGCCCTTTGGCTCATCGACCGCCCCGCCGGTGTTTACGATATGCAGGACGTGCTCGGGCTGCGCTAG
- a CDS encoding transposase, with amino-acid sequence MAALVSPCRGTLTNLICLCGRAQQDWTADYRLYSRDRVKPAGLFRTVLHELEVNLPALTPLVAAIDDTLVRKTGVKIDGVGWKRDPLGPAFQTNLVRGQRYVQLSAAWPGSDGHARMIPVDFTHAPTPPKPGKKATTDEVQQYTEKKKQQRLNVVALARIQQLRQALPDTRKLVVAGDGSYTNAVVLKGLPAKTVYIGRIRRDAVLNALPGPPAATGRPPVYGAPVQTPEELRTDDTVAWQSVEAYAAGKKHTFKIKTLGPVLWRKAGATLPLQVMVIAPVGYRLRAGSKLLYRQPAFLVCTDPDMPVGDQLQYYLWRWGIEGNFRDEKTLIGTGQAQLRTAASNRNQPAATVAAYALLLIAALLFGDPAGQTPDPPPHLRPPKWRTHSSGASPATSSTGDLLRTLRSECWADQIAPESFSDFTSTDPPSTNSSKAPPFLAEALFRAA; translated from the coding sequence ATGGCGGCACTGGTTTCACCGTGCCGGGGGACTCTTACCAACCTGATTTGTCTGTGCGGGCGTGCCCAGCAGGACTGGACGGCCGACTACCGGTTGTATTCGCGTGACCGGGTGAAGCCGGCGGGGCTTTTCCGCACGGTCCTCCATGAGCTTGAGGTAAACCTGCCGGCGCTTACCCCGTTGGTGGCCGCCATCGATGACACCCTGGTACGCAAAACCGGGGTCAAGATCGACGGCGTCGGCTGGAAACGCGATCCGCTCGGCCCCGCGTTCCAAACCAACCTGGTGCGCGGCCAGCGCTATGTGCAACTCTCTGCGGCCTGGCCTGGTTCCGACGGACACGCCCGGATGATTCCGGTGGATTTCACCCACGCGCCGACGCCGCCAAAGCCGGGTAAAAAAGCCACTACCGACGAGGTTCAGCAGTACACGGAGAAGAAAAAACAGCAGCGGCTTAATGTCGTCGCGCTCGCCCGCATCCAGCAGCTTCGCCAGGCGCTGCCAGACACGCGCAAACTGGTGGTCGCCGGCGATGGCAGTTACACCAATGCGGTCGTACTCAAGGGCCTGCCCGCCAAGACCGTTTATATCGGCCGGATCCGCCGGGACGCCGTGCTCAACGCCCTGCCTGGACCACCCGCGGCCACCGGTCGCCCGCCGGTCTATGGCGCGCCGGTCCAGACCCCGGAAGAGCTGCGCACCGACGACACCGTGGCCTGGCAAAGCGTCGAGGCTTATGCGGCCGGAAAAAAGCACACCTTTAAAATCAAGACCCTCGGGCCGGTGCTGTGGCGTAAAGCCGGGGCGACGCTCCCGTTGCAAGTCATGGTGATCGCCCCGGTGGGCTACCGATTGCGCGCAGGCTCGAAGCTGCTCTATCGCCAGCCTGCCTTCTTGGTTTGCACCGACCCGGATATGCCCGTGGGTGACCAACTCCAGTATTACCTCTGGCGTTGGGGCATCGAGGGAAACTTCCGGGATGAGAAAACCCTGATCGGCACCGGCCAGGCACAACTGCGCACCGCCGCCTCCAACCGCAACCAACCCGCCGCCACCGTCGCCGCCTATGCGCTGTTGTTAATCGCCGCCCTGCTCTTCGGCGATCCTGCGGGGCAAACCCCTGATCCGCCGCCGCATCTTCGCCCGCCCAAATGGCGCACGCACTCTTCGGGCGCCTCGCCTGCGACCAGTTCCACGGGGGACCTCTTGCGCACCCTGCGCAGCGAATGCTGGGCCGACCAGATCGCCCCAGAGAGTTTCTCCGACTTCACGTCGACCGACCCTCCCTCCACGAACTCATCAAAAGCGCCACCCTTCTTGGCTGAAGCACTCTTCCGCGCTGCGTAA
- the ruvA gene encoding Holliday junction branch migration protein RuvA — MITSIHGLLTAATPLHAIIELNGFGYEVNIPVTTAEKLPVTGSTVKLHTHVIYREDAQTLYGFATPAERDFFRLMIEHVTGVGPKMALTIMSKLSLPSLQSAIGSGDIATLAKCPGIGKKTAERLVIELRAKVGVTGSAETVLSASGTGSEVPAAKADTKMRDAVLALGALGYKTADADEAIRRAMLALGPKATTEQLIKKALSA; from the coding sequence ATGATCACCTCCATCCACGGCCTGCTCACGGCGGCAACACCCCTGCACGCCATTATCGAGCTCAATGGGTTCGGCTACGAGGTGAACATCCCCGTGACCACGGCGGAAAAACTTCCCGTCACCGGCTCGACGGTGAAACTGCACACCCACGTGATTTATCGTGAAGATGCGCAGACGCTCTATGGTTTCGCGACCCCGGCGGAGCGTGATTTTTTCCGCCTGATGATCGAGCATGTGACCGGTGTGGGCCCCAAGATGGCACTGACCATCATGAGTAAGCTTTCGCTTCCCTCGCTGCAGAGCGCGATCGGCAGCGGCGACATCGCAACCCTAGCCAAATGCCCCGGCATTGGCAAAAAGACCGCCGAACGCCTGGTAATCGAATTGCGTGCCAAGGTGGGTGTCACCGGCTCAGCCGAGACCGTACTTTCGGCCAGTGGAACCGGCAGCGAGGTGCCAGCGGCCAAGGCCGACACCAAGATGCGCGACGCGGTGCTTGCGCTCGGTGCACTCGGCTACAAGACCGCCGATGCCGATGAAGCCATTCGCCGCGCGATGCTGGCTCTGGGGCCAAAGGCGACGACCGAACAGCTGATAAAGAAAGCCCTCAGTGCCTAA
- a CDS encoding PilT/PilU family type 4a pilus ATPase: protein MSQTTDIFNELLKLAVESGASDIVIKSDKPAYVRVSGRLKPVDMDPISGPEVTEFVDTHVPKVFKSRWEDDGQVDFAYSAPDVGRFRVNGFHQRGTPSIVMRHIKNRVPTFANLGLNPEPLLNMAKAKDGIVLVCGATGSGKSSTMAAMLGWINENMDKHIVTLEDPIEFTFQDDKSVFQQREIGLDVPSFELAIKSVLRQNPDIILIGEMRDKETFETAISAAETGHLVFSTMHAATVAQSLTRLFEFFPPEQQVQARRQVAGSLRGFICQKLIPTMEGGGRVPANEILCSDSVIRSLIIEGQFEKIQGLLEGGTDSASFSFNRDIYRLVKAGTISKAEALRYSPNPQALDMNLKGIFFKT, encoded by the coding sequence ATGTCGCAAACCACGGATATTTTTAACGAGTTACTTAAATTGGCAGTCGAAAGCGGCGCGAGCGACATTGTCATCAAGTCTGACAAACCCGCGTATGTGCGGGTGTCGGGCCGTCTCAAGCCGGTCGACATGGATCCGATTTCAGGCCCCGAGGTAACTGAGTTTGTGGATACCCACGTGCCTAAAGTGTTTAAGTCGCGATGGGAAGATGACGGGCAGGTGGACTTTGCCTACTCGGCACCTGACGTGGGCCGGTTCCGTGTGAACGGGTTTCACCAGCGCGGCACGCCCAGCATCGTCATGCGTCACATTAAAAATCGCGTGCCGACGTTTGCCAATTTGGGGCTGAATCCGGAGCCGTTGCTGAACATGGCCAAGGCCAAAGACGGCATTGTTTTGGTCTGCGGGGCGACCGGTTCGGGCAAGAGCTCGACCATGGCTGCCATGCTCGGGTGGATTAACGAAAACATGGACAAGCACATCGTCACCCTGGAAGACCCGATTGAGTTCACCTTTCAAGACGACAAGTCGGTTTTCCAGCAGCGCGAAATAGGCCTCGACGTGCCCTCGTTCGAATTGGCGATCAAGTCGGTGCTGCGGCAAAATCCAGACATCATTCTCATCGGTGAAATGCGTGATAAGGAGACGTTTGAAACCGCGATTTCGGCGGCCGAAACCGGTCACTTGGTGTTTTCCACGATGCATGCGGCCACGGTCGCCCAGTCGCTCACCCGACTTTTCGAGTTTTTCCCGCCCGAGCAGCAGGTCCAAGCGCGCCGTCAAGTCGCCGGTTCGTTGCGCGGATTTATCTGCCAAAAGCTGATCCCAACCATGGAGGGTGGCGGGCGGGTTCCGGCCAACGAGATTCTCTGTTCGGATAGTGTGATTCGCAGCCTGATCATCGAGGGCCAGTTCGAGAAAATCCAAGGATTGCTCGAGGGCGGGACCGACTCGGCCAGTTTCTCTTTCAACCGGGACATTTACCGTCTGGTGAAGGCTGGTACGATCAGCAAGGCGGAGGCATTGCGTTACTCGCCCAATCCGCAGGCCCTGGACATGAATCTGAAGGGTATCTTCTTTAAAACCTAG
- a CDS encoding GDP-L-fucose synthase yields MKYYIAGHQGMVGSALVRRLQSEPGAEIVGRTRRELDLTSQAAVEAFFAQEKPDVAIIAAAKVGGIHANNTYPADFIFENLMVAANTVHAAYRHGVKRLLFLGSSCIYPKLAPQPMREDCLLTSALEPTNEAYAIAKIAGLKLCQYYRKQHGVLFHSAMPTNLYGAGDNYHPQNSHVLPALIRRFDEARATGKSEVVAWGTGTPMREFLHVDDLADACAFLLKQDNPPDWINVGTGTDVTIKELTESVAAATGFSGKITWDSSKPDGTPRKLMDVSKLSGLGWSARIALRDGLAQTYASFLAERAAGTLRK; encoded by the coding sequence ATGAAATACTACATCGCAGGACATCAAGGAATGGTGGGTTCGGCGCTGGTTCGCCGCCTGCAAAGTGAACCCGGCGCAGAGATCGTGGGGCGCACGCGGCGCGAACTCGATCTCACGTCACAGGCGGCCGTAGAGGCATTTTTCGCCCAGGAGAAACCCGACGTGGCCATCATCGCGGCAGCCAAAGTCGGGGGCATTCACGCCAACAACACCTACCCCGCCGACTTCATCTTCGAGAACCTCATGGTGGCCGCCAACACCGTGCACGCCGCCTATCGGCACGGGGTTAAAAGACTGCTATTCCTTGGCAGCTCGTGCATCTACCCCAAGCTTGCGCCGCAACCGATGCGTGAGGATTGCCTGCTCACCAGTGCGCTGGAGCCGACCAACGAAGCCTACGCCATCGCCAAAATCGCCGGCCTGAAGCTGTGCCAGTACTACCGCAAGCAGCACGGTGTCCTGTTTCACTCGGCGATGCCCACCAACCTCTACGGGGCCGGTGACAACTACCACCCGCAGAACTCCCACGTATTGCCCGCGCTGATTCGTCGCTTCGACGAGGCCCGTGCCACAGGTAAATCCGAGGTGGTCGCTTGGGGAACCGGCACGCCTATGCGTGAATTTCTCCACGTCGACGACTTGGCCGACGCGTGCGCATTCCTGCTTAAACAGGACAACCCGCCCGACTGGATCAACGTGGGAACTGGTACCGACGTGACCATCAAGGAACTCACCGAGTCGGTCGCTGCCGCCACAGGTTTTAGCGGCAAGATTACCTGGGATTCATCCAAGCCCGACGGCACGCCGCGCAAGCTCATGGATGTATCCAAGCTCTCCGGACTGGGATGGTCGGCGCGCATCGCCTTACGCGACGGATTGGCTCAAACCTACGCGTCGTTCCTCGCCGAACGCGCCGCCGGCACGCTGCGTAAGTAA
- a CDS encoding 4-hydroxy-tetrahydrodipicolinate synthase: MKLRPLTGTITALVTPFKPDQSVAYDDLRKLVEFQIKSGINGIVPVGTTGESPTLSHEEHLDVIRAVIETTRGRVPVIAGTGSNSTKEAVELTTLATEAGSDAVLVVAPYYNKPSQEGVYRYFAAVAEATDKPIILYSIPGRCGIEIGVPVIERLRAKYPHVRFIKEAGGSVDRVDQIKHALGKDMTVLSGDDSLTLPFMAVGAEGVISVASNLFPKEVVQLVNTCLDHDLAKATKLHRKLYPVFKTLFIEPNPVPVKFAMARAGIIRGDLVRPPLTELTKPNEQTLLAVLKTFGK; this comes from the coding sequence ATGAAACTCCGTCCCCTTACCGGCACGATCACAGCCCTTGTGACGCCATTCAAGCCCGACCAATCCGTCGCCTATGACGACCTGCGCAAGCTGGTGGAGTTTCAGATAAAATCCGGCATCAACGGGATTGTCCCCGTCGGCACCACCGGCGAGTCCCCCACGCTTTCCCACGAAGAACACCTCGATGTCATCCGCGCGGTAATTGAAACCACGCGCGGACGTGTTCCCGTCATCGCCGGAACCGGCTCCAACTCGACCAAGGAGGCCGTTGAGCTCACCACCCTCGCCACCGAGGCCGGCTCCGATGCCGTGCTGGTTGTCGCACCTTACTACAACAAGCCGTCGCAGGAGGGCGTTTACCGCTATTTCGCCGCGGTCGCCGAGGCCACCGACAAACCGATCATCCTTTATTCCATCCCCGGTCGCTGCGGGATCGAGATCGGCGTGCCCGTCATCGAACGTCTTCGCGCCAAATACCCGCACGTGCGCTTCATCAAAGAGGCCGGCGGTTCCGTCGATCGCGTTGACCAAATCAAACACGCGCTTGGCAAGGACATGACCGTACTCAGCGGCGACGACAGCCTCACGCTTCCCTTCATGGCCGTCGGCGCCGAGGGCGTGATCAGCGTCGCCTCCAATCTGTTCCCCAAGGAGGTCGTTCAATTGGTCAACACCTGCTTGGACCACGATCTAGCCAAGGCCACCAAGCTCCACCGCAAGCTTTACCCCGTCTTCAAAACCCTGTTCATCGAACCGAATCCGGTGCCGGTTAAATTTGCTATGGCTCGTGCCGGCATCATCCGTGGCGACCTCGTGCGCCCCCCCCTGACTGAGCTCACCAAGCCGAACGAGCAGACGCTTCTGGCTGTGCTTAAAACCTTCGGTAAATAA